In the candidate division KSB1 bacterium genome, one interval contains:
- a CDS encoding DegT/DnrJ/EryC1/StrS family aminotransferase codes for YKKEDEIISIPMTFVATIEVMVLLGLKPVFVDVDPETYCIDPNLIEAKITDKTRAIIPVHLYGQSADMDPIMEIAGKHDLDVIEDCAQAIGATYKGQKTCTLGDAGCLSFFPAKNLGAYGDAGAVLTNDDELAEKIKMIRVHGSQSKYEHTLLGINSRLDSIQAAVINVKLKYIDKWNELRRKHAARYTELLSDIPGLVCPAIADENQHVFHQYTIQLDDRFGLQNFLRERGIATGIHYPIPLHLQPAFKILGYNENDFPISETVAKKVLSLPIYPELPTDHQEYVVEQIHQFYNN; via the coding sequence GCTATAAGAAAGAGGATGAAATTATTTCCATTCCAATGACATTTGTCGCCACCATTGAGGTTATGGTATTGTTGGGATTGAAGCCTGTTTTCGTGGATGTTGATCCGGAAACCTATTGTATAGACCCTAATTTAATTGAAGCGAAAATTACCGATAAAACCAGGGCAATTATTCCGGTCCATTTGTATGGTCAGTCGGCTGATATGGATCCTATCATGGAGATTGCAGGAAAGCACGACCTGGATGTAATCGAAGATTGTGCGCAAGCAATTGGCGCAACTTATAAAGGGCAAAAAACATGCACTTTGGGTGATGCTGGTTGTCTCAGTTTTTTCCCAGCTAAAAATTTAGGTGCCTATGGCGATGCGGGAGCAGTTTTGACCAATGATGATGAGCTTGCCGAAAAAATTAAAATGATTCGAGTACATGGATCACAATCAAAATATGAACATACCTTGCTGGGGATAAATAGCCGTTTGGATTCAATTCAGGCAGCAGTGATCAATGTTAAATTGAAATATATTGACAAATGGAATGAATTACGCCGGAAACATGCTGCAAGATATACTGAATTATTAAGTGATATTCCGGGACTTGTCTGTCCGGCTATCGCAGATGAAAATCAACATGTTTTTCATCAGTATACCATTCAGCTCGACGACAGGTTTGGATTGCAGAATTTTCTGCGAGAGCGTGGCATTGCAACTGGCATACACTATCCCATCCCACTTCATTTACAGCCTGCGTTTAAAATTTTGGGTTATAATGAAAATGATTTCCCAATTTCGGAAACAGTGGCAAAAAAGGTTTTATCCTTACCTATTTATCCTGAATTACCCACTGACCATCAAGAATATGTTGTGGAGCAAATTCATCAATTCTATAATAATTAG
- the serS gene encoding serine--tRNA ligase, with protein sequence MIYIKYIREHSKLVKEAIRNKNEKADVDRLLYLDSEKRKQLARVEELKHHRNVVSKKIGEMKKSGQDANSITLEMKKVSAEIKKIDSDISSLEDESQNILNWIPNIPHSSVPIGDESANLEVKTWGDKPEFDFKPKLHWELADRLGMLELDRASKISGSNFVVFSKMGAKLERALINFMLDMHTEKHGYQEISPPFIVRRDAMYGTGQLPKLEDDMYQIEQDDLFLIPTAEVPVTNLFKGEIIDGFRLPLNYTAYTPCFRREAGSYGKETRGLFRIHQFDKVEMVKFVKPENSYMELEILLDNAEEVLQKLKLPYRILVLATGELSFAAAKCYDIEVWAPGVNKYLEVSSVSNFEDFQARRASIRFRRTSDAKPEYVHTLNGSGLALPRTVIAILENYQTDEGSVIVPEVLHPYMGTEIIKNNQ encoded by the coding sequence ATGATATATATTAAGTATATTCGCGAACATTCTAAACTTGTCAAAGAAGCAATTCGTAACAAAAATGAAAAAGCGGATGTTGATAGACTTCTATACCTGGATTCTGAGAAACGAAAACAGTTGGCGCGTGTGGAAGAACTCAAACATCACAGGAATGTTGTTTCAAAAAAAATTGGAGAAATGAAAAAATCCGGGCAAGATGCGAATTCGATCACCCTGGAGATGAAAAAGGTTTCTGCAGAGATCAAAAAAATTGATAGTGATATTTCAAGTTTAGAGGATGAAAGCCAAAATATCCTTAATTGGATTCCAAATATACCACATTCATCGGTTCCAATTGGCGATGAATCTGCAAACCTTGAAGTTAAAACCTGGGGAGATAAACCTGAATTTGATTTTAAGCCCAAGCTGCATTGGGAGCTGGCTGATCGATTAGGAATGCTCGAATTAGACAGAGCCAGCAAAATATCCGGTTCCAATTTTGTAGTATTCTCCAAAATGGGAGCAAAGCTCGAACGAGCCTTAATAAATTTTATGCTGGATATGCATACTGAGAAACACGGTTACCAGGAGATCTCTCCACCATTTATTGTTCGGCGTGATGCTATGTATGGGACCGGGCAATTACCAAAACTTGAAGATGATATGTATCAAATAGAACAAGATGATCTATTTTTAATTCCCACTGCCGAGGTCCCGGTTACAAATCTTTTCAAGGGTGAAATCATTGATGGATTTCGGCTGCCGTTGAATTATACAGCTTATACGCCTTGTTTTAGAAGGGAAGCCGGTTCTTATGGAAAAGAAACACGTGGTTTATTTAGGATACATCAATTTGACAAGGTTGAAATGGTAAAGTTTGTAAAACCGGAAAATTCATATATGGAACTTGAGATTCTCTTAGATAATGCCGAAGAAGTACTGCAAAAGTTGAAATTGCCTTATAGAATTTTAGTTTTGGCAACGGGAGAACTTAGTTTTGCAGCAGCGAAATGTTATGATATTGAAGTTTGGGCTCCGGGTGTCAATAAATATTTGGAAGTTTCTTCAGTTAGTAATTTTGAAGATTTTCAGGCAAGACGAGCCAGCATCCGGTTTAGGAGGACGTCAGATGCAAAACCTGAATATGTACATACATTAAATGGATCAGGGCTGGCTTTGCCCAGGACAGTAATCGCCATTTTGGAAAACTACCAAACTGATGAGGGATCGGTTATCGTTCCTGAAGTGTTACATCCTTACATGGGAACCGAAATTATTAAAAATAATCAATAA
- a CDS encoding PHP domain-containing protein, giving the protein MIDLHMHSDFSDGSLSPSDLVKEAKELGLSAIALTDHDTSEGVAEFIKAGKELGVITVPGVEISIDTKLPNNGHLHMLGLFIDPFSADLKNKLDYLQDHRNERAGKIIDALNKLGIPITMDELMEEAAEGSIGRPHVAKILVRSGVVSSIQEAFDKYLAKGQPAYMDKVKFPEAEAIDIIHRANGLAILAHPFLMGFERVDETFDKILKLGESGLDGFEVFYPGMPIDLQTALLDLALKNDFAISGGSDYHGQNKPGVNMGNGKGDLQISDEILVNLQSRANRQTNVINETH; this is encoded by the coding sequence ATGATAGACCTACATATGCACAGTGATTTTTCCGATGGGAGTCTATCGCCATCGGATTTGGTGAAAGAAGCCAAAGAACTTGGATTATCGGCGATTGCATTAACCGATCATGATACAAGTGAAGGTGTTGCAGAGTTTATAAAAGCAGGAAAAGAACTTGGTGTTATTACGGTTCCCGGGGTCGAAATCAGTATCGATACCAAGCTCCCCAATAATGGTCATTTGCATATGTTGGGTTTGTTTATTGATCCGTTTTCTGCAGATTTAAAGAATAAACTAGACTATTTACAGGATCATAGGAATGAACGCGCTGGTAAAATCATAGATGCTCTAAATAAATTAGGAATTCCGATAACTATGGATGAGTTAATGGAAGAAGCAGCGGAAGGGTCGATTGGCCGGCCGCATGTGGCAAAAATCCTTGTTCGAAGTGGTGTTGTTTCCTCAATTCAAGAAGCATTTGATAAATATTTAGCAAAGGGACAACCAGCTTATATGGATAAAGTAAAATTCCCCGAAGCAGAAGCTATCGATATTATCCATCGAGCGAATGGACTGGCTATTCTTGCACATCCTTTCTTAATGGGGTTTGAAAGAGTTGATGAAACATTTGACAAGATCTTAAAATTGGGTGAGTCCGGGTTAGATGGCTTCGAAGTATTTTATCCTGGAATGCCAATAGATCTACAAACAGCATTGTTGGATCTCGCCCTAAAAAATGATTTTGCTATTTCTGGAGGATCGGATTATCATGGACAAAATAAGCCAGGTGTAAATATGGGGAATGGAAAAGGTGATTTACAAATTTCTGATGAAATATTAGTGAATTTACAAAGCAGGGCAAATCGCCAAACAAATGTTATTAATGAGACACATTAA
- a CDS encoding SLC13 family permease: protein MPYLLIKEWVETEVVLFGTLILLLLGSVITVEEAFSGFSNEGVLIIAFLFIISGSLSKSNALNYFKILPGKISSSNKRNLIQYILPVSVISAFVNNTPVVALFIPIVRSWAEKHNISPAKFFIPISYAAILGGMCTLIGTSTNLIVHGIMINNGHEGFSFFEISTIGIPVAIIGLIYIIVFGNYLLPNRKEPIIELGEHTREFVIELKVTENYKNIGKTIEDAGLRHLKGLFLFQIERAGQIIAPAKPEEKIYENDRLFFTGLPKTILELQKTKDLQLVEHSKFDLKHYDSDEIKPFEAVISQSSFLVGKNVRESNFRSKYNAVIIAIHRNGMRIKRKIGDVVLHAGDTLLLLAEKQFHKKWYYSNDFYLISLSDVVPSKPKWQAFFSVFVLIGMVLLTVFEILPLISAAAVTALILILSKSIKLVDTIELIDWKVLIVIASALGISKAVGNSGLADLVAGFLIGVSESMGILASLIGVYLITNIYSTILTNTAAAAMIIPVVFPVAQTLNVDVTAFAIAVAIGAGASFATPIGYQTNLMVYGPGGYKFKDYIKIGTPLQILVGIVTIYLIYTIYF from the coding sequence ATGCCATACCTTTTGATCAAGGAATGGGTTGAAACTGAGGTTGTATTATTTGGAACGTTAATCTTACTCCTCTTAGGTAGTGTTATTACAGTTGAAGAGGCATTTTCGGGATTTTCGAATGAGGGTGTTCTGATTATTGCTTTTCTATTCATTATTTCAGGTAGTTTAAGCAAATCCAATGCATTAAATTATTTTAAGATATTACCAGGTAAAATCAGCTCTTCGAACAAAAGAAACTTAATTCAATATATATTACCGGTTTCCGTAATTTCAGCATTTGTAAATAATACACCTGTTGTAGCTCTTTTTATTCCCATTGTAAGATCTTGGGCGGAAAAACACAATATTTCACCTGCAAAATTTTTTATCCCGATTTCTTATGCAGCTATCTTAGGCGGGATGTGTACATTAATTGGAACCAGTACAAACCTTATTGTTCATGGGATTATGATTAATAATGGGCATGAAGGATTTTCTTTTTTTGAAATATCGACAATCGGGATCCCTGTAGCCATTATCGGTTTAATCTATATAATCGTTTTTGGAAATTATCTTCTTCCAAATCGTAAAGAACCTATTATTGAATTGGGTGAACATACTCGTGAATTTGTAATTGAACTAAAAGTTACTGAAAATTATAAAAATATCGGGAAAACAATTGAAGATGCTGGATTAAGACATTTAAAAGGCTTATTCCTGTTTCAAATAGAAAGAGCAGGACAAATCATAGCCCCCGCCAAACCTGAAGAAAAGATTTACGAAAACGACAGATTGTTTTTTACAGGGCTTCCTAAAACAATTCTAGAATTACAAAAGACAAAAGATCTGCAACTCGTTGAACATTCCAAATTTGACCTTAAACATTACGACTCCGATGAAATAAAGCCGTTTGAAGCTGTTATTTCACAGAGTTCATTTCTTGTTGGTAAAAATGTTCGTGAAAGTAATTTTCGTAGTAAATATAATGCTGTGATCATTGCTATTCACCGTAATGGGATGCGAATAAAGAGAAAAATAGGGGATGTAGTGTTGCATGCAGGAGACACACTTCTCCTCCTGGCTGAAAAACAATTTCATAAAAAGTGGTATTATTCGAATGATTTTTATCTTATCTCGTTGTCTGATGTCGTTCCTTCAAAACCAAAATGGCAGGCATTTTTTTCAGTTTTCGTTTTAATCGGCATGGTTTTGCTAACTGTATTTGAAATACTGCCACTAATTTCAGCTGCTGCAGTTACAGCTCTTATATTAATCTTAAGTAAAAGTATAAAATTAGTCGATACAATAGAGTTGATAGATTGGAAAGTTCTAATCGTTATTGCTTCGGCATTAGGTATTTCAAAAGCAGTTGGCAATTCGGGATTAGCAGACCTGGTCGCAGGCTTTTTAATCGGAGTAAGCGAGTCTATGGGAATCTTAGCAAGTTTAATAGGAGTATATTTAATTACCAATATTTATTCCACAATACTAACCAATACCGCAGCTGCAGCGATGATCATTCCGGTTGTATTTCCTGTTGCACAAACACTCAACGTTGATGTTACTGCATTTGCAATTGCTGTTGCAATTGGTGCCGGTGCAAGCTTTGCAACTCCAATTGGGTACCAAACCAATTTAATGGTTTATGGGCCAGGTGGTTATAAATTTAAAGACTATATTAAAATAGGAACCCCACTGCAAATACTAGTAGGGATTGTTACAATATATTTGATATATACAATTTATTTCTGA
- the cysC gene encoding adenylyl-sulfate kinase, producing the protein MKSTNVYWHVGEITKTDRQKLSGHRSFCLWFTGLSASGKSTIALELEQMLFQKRIRSFVLDGDNIRHGLNKNLGFSPEDRTENIRRIGEAAKLFVEAGVISLTAFISPYRSDRDIVRELLGKDEFVEVYIKCDIATCEQRDPKGLYKKAREGEIKGFTGISAPYEEPLNPEFILDTSIETDVTTNARKLLDFIESSGYLSSP; encoded by the coding sequence ATGAAAAGTACAAATGTATATTGGCATGTAGGAGAAATTACTAAAACTGATCGTCAAAAACTAAGCGGACATCGAAGTTTCTGCTTATGGTTTACAGGATTATCTGCAAGCGGTAAGTCCACAATTGCTCTTGAACTTGAACAAATGTTATTTCAGAAAAGGATTAGGAGTTTCGTATTAGATGGTGATAACATTCGTCATGGATTGAATAAAAATCTTGGTTTTTCTCCTGAAGATCGTACTGAAAATATCCGTCGAATAGGAGAAGCAGCTAAACTATTTGTTGAAGCAGGGGTGATATCTTTAACAGCATTTATATCACCATATCGGTCTGACCGAGATATCGTAAGAGAGTTGTTGGGGAAGGATGAATTTGTAGAAGTTTACATAAAATGTGATATTGCTACATGCGAACAAAGAGATCCAAAGGGATTATATAAAAAGGCTCGTGAAGGGGAAATTAAAGGATTTACCGGAATTTCAGCTCCTTATGAGGAACCTTTAAATCCGGAATTTATTTTAGATACATCCATCGAAACAGACGTTACAACCAATGCTAGAAAACTACTGGATTTTATCGAATCATCTGGTTATCTTAGCAGCCCTTAG
- a CDS encoding sodium:solute symporter — translation MKTRQVYLSLFIGIWTGWIVITGGNPFLGFTKALDSCVNVFADAGNTRVILFSAMVGAVITFTQRSGGVDGFIKWAGTKGLTNSQKKASLFTWLIGVIIFIESSITILVAGAISRPVFDKLKISREKLAYILDSTSAPICILIPFNAWGAYIVTLLMNEDIQDPVAIFAYAIPLNFYALIAVLFVLVLIITGKDFGPMKVAELRARQEGKVLADGAEPLISTDVINLPVKEGITPNAKNMIIPIAVMVVMMPVGLLITGNGSILDGSGSTAVFWAVLAAIVSAAILYKVQNLFSISEQVDLFFKGVGGLMPMAILLVLAFSIGATCKELGTGIYVASNAQKFVSPNLVPVILFLVSAFIAFSTGTSFGTFAIMIPIAVPMASTLDVNLSTCVAAALGGGIFGDHASPISDTSIIASMGSASDHIDHVKTQLPYALTVGGVALICYLIAGLF, via the coding sequence ATGAAAACCAGGCAAGTCTATCTTTCCTTATTTATAGGGATATGGACTGGTTGGATAGTAATTACCGGTGGTAATCCTTTTTTAGGATTTACAAAAGCCCTTGACTCTTGTGTCAATGTATTTGCCGATGCAGGGAATACTCGAGTAATATTATTTAGTGCAATGGTGGGTGCTGTTATAACTTTCACCCAGCGCTCAGGGGGTGTTGATGGTTTTATCAAGTGGGCTGGCACAAAAGGGTTGACTAATTCTCAGAAGAAAGCTTCTTTATTTACATGGCTCATTGGAGTCATTATATTTATAGAATCCAGTATCACAATTCTAGTTGCCGGAGCAATCTCCAGGCCTGTTTTTGACAAACTTAAGATATCCCGAGAAAAATTAGCTTACATTTTGGATTCTACCTCGGCTCCTATTTGTATATTAATCCCCTTTAATGCATGGGGTGCATATATCGTCACATTATTAATGAACGAAGATATTCAAGATCCTGTTGCCATATTTGCTTATGCCATCCCTTTGAATTTTTATGCTTTGATTGCAGTTTTATTTGTTTTGGTTTTGATTATTACAGGGAAAGATTTCGGACCGATGAAAGTGGCGGAACTTAGAGCTAGGCAAGAAGGTAAAGTCTTGGCTGATGGGGCAGAACCTTTAATCTCCACCGATGTGATCAATCTACCTGTAAAAGAAGGGATAACCCCTAATGCAAAAAATATGATTATACCAATAGCAGTGATGGTTGTAATGATGCCGGTTGGACTTCTTATTACAGGAAATGGAAGTATTCTAGATGGTTCAGGTTCAACAGCAGTATTTTGGGCTGTGTTGGCAGCAATAGTCTCAGCCGCTATTCTTTACAAAGTTCAAAATTTATTTTCAATTTCTGAACAAGTTGATTTATTCTTTAAAGGTGTGGGTGGATTAATGCCAATGGCTATTTTACTGGTACTGGCATTTTCAATTGGAGCAACATGCAAAGAATTAGGGACAGGTATTTATGTAGCAAGCAATGCACAAAAATTCGTTAGTCCGAATTTGGTTCCTGTGATACTATTTCTTGTGTCTGCTTTTATCGCATTTTCAACCGGTACAAGTTTTGGTACTTTCGCCATAATGATCCCAATTGCCGTACCAATGGCATCTACACTAGATGTGAATCTAAGCACCTGTGTTGCGGCAGCGCTAGGAGGTGGAATATTTGGCGACCATGCTTCTCCTATTTCAGATACTTCGATCATTGCATCTATGGGTTCTGCCAGTGACCATATCGATCACGTCAAAACCCAACTGCCTTATGCATTAACTGTAGGGGGTGTGGCGTTAATTTGCTATTTAATAGCAGGTCTTTTTTAA
- a CDS encoding LysM peptidoglycan-binding domain-containing protein, producing MKTKNVIFTLFALILAVSFLPMSAFGQERKIKMNEYNTMMAGYQQREAAAKAKLEQCSNTDKTALQNDITALEESIKSEWNEIYKMIGTDAAGVEAYRQSLNQLESQVDGLSSLSSEELFQKRDELKDIESKLEEHKANRIYALSEMQDKVATIEGKLTLVKNRMPKSVYDDYNVVKGDYLWKISKKSEIYDDPMQWMKIYTYNRDMIKNPDLIYPDWVFKIPRKVGPNEYIVVKGEFLSKIASNPDVLGNPTEWTKLYEANKEIISDPNTIYPYQILVIPRN from the coding sequence ATGAAAACAAAAAATGTAATTTTCACATTGTTCGCCCTAATACTTGCAGTATCTTTCCTACCCATGAGTGCTTTTGGACAAGAGCGCAAGATTAAAATGAACGAGTATAATACCATGATGGCTGGATATCAACAGCGTGAGGCTGCTGCAAAAGCAAAGTTAGAGCAGTGTAGTAATACGGATAAAACAGCTTTACAAAATGATATTACTGCATTGGAAGAGAGTATTAAAAGTGAATGGAATGAGATTTACAAGATGATTGGAACTGATGCAGCAGGTGTTGAAGCTTATCGCCAATCTTTGAATCAACTGGAAAGTCAAGTTGATGGTTTAAGTTCTTTATCATCCGAAGAACTGTTCCAAAAAAGGGATGAATTAAAGGATATTGAAAGCAAACTTGAAGAGCACAAGGCAAATAGAATTTATGCGCTTTCGGAAATGCAAGATAAAGTAGCCACAATCGAGGGGAAATTGACCCTGGTTAAAAATCGTATGCCAAAATCAGTGTACGATGACTACAATGTGGTTAAGGGTGATTACTTGTGGAAGATTTCTAAAAAATCAGAGATTTATGATGACCCCATGCAATGGATGAAAATTTATACTTATAATCGTGATATGATTAAAAATCCGGATTTGATTTATCCTGATTGGGTTTTTAAAATTCCACGGAAAGTAGGCCCGAATGAATATATTGTTGTGAAAGGTGAATTTTTGTCTAAAATTGCTTCAAATCCAGATGTGCTCGGGAATCCGACAGAATGGACTAAACTTTATGAAGCCAATAAAGAAATAATTTCAGACCCCAACACAATCTATCCATATCAAATATTAGTAATTCCACGAAATTAA
- a CDS encoding PhoH family protein: MQKKFTLRDIDHLLLLGSRDSNLRFIQKYYQAKIIARGDNLLFDGEASEVKQLEKLFSELAELIHRNGGLTESDIDAIIQLTRKKKTNLHNLRNDQIVINGKKDSILTKTEGQKSYNNAVINNDIVFVIGPAGTGKTYLAVAFAVGYLNAHDVDRIVLTRPAVEAGEKLGYLPGDFKEKVDPYLRPLYDALYDMLPAERLRKMIAQDIIEIVPLAYMRGRTLNNAFVILDEAQNTSENQMKMFLTRLGVKSKAIITGDITQIDLPEKNRSGLTQIRHVLKGVNGIQFVYMDERDVVRHRLVKDIIVAYDQYDQSQKD, from the coding sequence ATGCAAAAGAAGTTTACTTTACGAGACATAGATCATCTATTACTTCTTGGTTCAAGAGATTCCAATTTAAGGTTTATCCAAAAGTATTATCAGGCTAAAATAATAGCACGAGGGGACAACCTACTTTTCGATGGTGAAGCTTCAGAAGTTAAACAATTGGAGAAACTATTTTCAGAGCTGGCCGAGTTAATTCATAGAAATGGTGGATTAACCGAATCAGACATTGATGCAATCATCCAACTAACACGGAAGAAAAAAACGAATTTACACAACTTGCGTAATGATCAAATCGTCATAAATGGGAAAAAAGATTCAATTCTTACAAAGACAGAAGGACAAAAATCTTATAATAATGCCGTAATTAATAATGATATCGTTTTTGTAATTGGACCAGCTGGAACAGGTAAAACATATCTTGCAGTTGCTTTTGCTGTCGGATATTTAAACGCGCATGATGTCGATCGAATCGTTTTGACAAGACCAGCCGTAGAAGCAGGAGAGAAATTAGGCTATTTGCCAGGAGATTTTAAAGAAAAAGTTGATCCTTACTTACGGCCCCTGTACGATGCTCTTTATGACATGTTACCTGCAGAGAGGTTACGCAAAATGATAGCACAGGATATCATTGAAATTGTTCCGCTGGCATATATGCGAGGAAGAACTTTAAATAATGCATTCGTAATACTGGATGAAGCGCAAAATACGTCCGAAAATCAAATGAAGATGTTTCTTACAAGATTAGGTGTAAAGTCGAAAGCAATAATTACCGGTGATATTACACAGATTGACTTACCGGAGAAAAATCGATCTGGATTAACCCAAATTCGGCATGTTCTTAAAGGCGTGAATGGTATTCAATTTGTATATATGGATGAAAGGGATGTTGTTAGACATAGGTTGGTGAAAGATATCATTGTAGCTTACGATCAATATGATCAATCACAGAAAGACTAA
- a CDS encoding HDIG domain-containing protein, whose amino-acid sequence MAKLFTFRKNQINGNSSSKEPVHWYRSITFLRFCLGFVFLLITLLIFPHGESFKFAILKEGNISSEEVIAPFTFRVQKNQQQLTLEREEAWGKILPVFHYSDSTLLNSQTELKILQDSLKNILSLTLNDSLKQQEIERILNDNDIILTKDLIPFFIHLSQKEIDQKQLELDFQPYDRYFDQLENILVDILVLGVCDIKKTEIPNFKNKITVLRSNQEFEKSSNEFYELSEAEDRLLEKLQGQFVENSDSVKVGYALLESLLTTNLILDRELTEFRIDEAIAQIPLVKGRILKSERIIDSNERVTLEHIDIFHSLGEELRAREKQAGFISQALIWLGKILLIISTQIPLLLFLYFYRRSIWDDLRMMFIITSSMLFVVVVAVIVMDYDVPKFLIPFATVPLIVTSYMDTRSGLFVGLSLSFLISAELGLDYEIALIGMLVSSASIISFGLSKFRKRLTNATLVLAIAYVLGITAVGILRFISLNDLGLALAGALGAAIFSPILAYVFIMLFDSVFDVASEFKLIELSDLNNPMLKMMSLRSPGSYHHSLQVSNLTESAAEAIGANALLAKVGAYYHDLGKMFMPEYFVENQFNGKNPHDRLSPRLSSLILINHVRKGYEFAKHNKLPSVVSDFILEHHGQSLMKFFYEKAKENTKSKNIEILESDFRYPGNRPKTRETGILMLADSAEAMVRSIKDPNLGKIRNAVKNIVNDRFHTGDLDNCPLTVKELRIIIDTFSNILTGIHHDRVEYPGQKKMTLGTTSKKVLAS is encoded by the coding sequence TTGGCCAAACTATTTACATTTAGAAAAAATCAAATCAATGGGAATTCTTCATCCAAGGAACCTGTACATTGGTATAGATCAATCACATTCCTTAGGTTCTGCCTTGGATTTGTCTTTCTCCTTATAACTTTACTTATATTTCCACATGGAGAATCCTTTAAATTTGCAATTCTCAAGGAAGGAAATATATCCAGCGAGGAAGTAATTGCCCCATTCACATTCAGGGTTCAGAAAAATCAGCAACAGCTAACCCTTGAAAGAGAAGAAGCGTGGGGAAAGATATTACCGGTATTTCACTATTCGGATTCGACCTTATTGAATTCTCAGACAGAACTAAAAATTCTTCAAGATAGTCTTAAAAACATATTAAGCTTAACTCTCAATGATTCTTTAAAACAACAAGAAATCGAACGAATCTTAAACGATAATGATATTATTCTTACTAAAGATCTAATTCCATTTTTTATTCATCTAAGTCAAAAAGAAATTGATCAAAAGCAGTTGGAGCTGGATTTCCAACCTTATGATCGTTATTTCGATCAGCTTGAAAATATCTTAGTAGATATTCTCGTGCTTGGTGTGTGTGATATTAAAAAGACTGAAATTCCAAATTTTAAAAATAAGATCACGGTATTACGTTCAAATCAGGAATTTGAAAAATCGAGTAATGAGTTTTATGAACTTTCTGAAGCAGAAGATAGATTATTGGAGAAACTGCAAGGTCAATTTGTCGAAAATAGTGATTCGGTTAAAGTTGGTTATGCATTATTGGAATCTTTGCTCACTACAAATTTAATTTTAGATCGTGAATTAACCGAATTCAGAATCGATGAAGCTATTGCACAAATTCCCCTTGTGAAGGGAAGAATATTAAAAAGTGAAAGAATTATTGATAGCAATGAGCGCGTAACGCTTGAGCACATTGATATATTCCATTCTCTGGGAGAAGAGCTTCGAGCTAGAGAAAAGCAAGCTGGATTCATTTCTCAAGCTCTAATCTGGCTCGGTAAAATTTTATTGATTATCAGCACTCAGATTCCTTTGCTTTTGTTCTTATATTTTTATCGACGTAGCATTTGGGATGATCTGCGTATGATGTTTATCATAACATCATCAATGTTGTTTGTTGTTGTTGTGGCAGTGATTGTGATGGACTATGATGTGCCTAAATTTTTAATCCCGTTTGCAACAGTACCCCTTATTGTTACTTCTTACATGGACACGAGGTCAGGATTGTTCGTTGGGCTTAGCTTAAGCTTTTTGATTAGTGCTGAACTCGGGTTGGATTATGAAATTGCATTAATTGGAATGTTGGTGTCGTCTGCTTCAATAATTTCATTTGGCTTATCAAAATTTCGGAAGCGCCTAACAAACGCAACTTTAGTTTTAGCAATAGCCTATGTTCTTGGTATTACCGCTGTGGGAATCCTTCGCTTTATTAGTTTGAATGATTTAGGTTTGGCACTTGCCGGTGCCCTCGGAGCCGCTATTTTTTCGCCAATACTCGCGTATGTATTTATAATGCTTTTTGATTCTGTCTTTGATGTAGCTTCAGAGTTTAAGTTGATTGAATTAAGTGATTTAAATAATCCAATGCTTAAAATGATGTCATTACGTTCTCCTGGATCTTATCATCACAGTTTACAGGTGAGTAATTTAACCGAATCCGCTGCAGAAGCAATCGGTGCAAATGCCTTATTGGCTAAAGTAGGCGCTTATTATCATGATTTAGGCAAAATGTTTATGCCGGAATATTTTGTTGAAAACCAATTTAACGGCAAAAATCCACATGACCGACTTTCACCTCGGTTGAGTAGTTTAATTTTGATAAACCATGTTCGAAAGGGCTATGAATTTGCCAAACATAATAAATTACCCTCAGTTGTGTCTGATTTTATTTTGGAGCATCACGGGCAAAGCTTAATGAAGTTTTTTTATGAAAAAGCAAAAGAAAACACTAAGTCAAAGAATATTGAAATTCTTGAGAGTGATTTTCGCTATCCGGGCAATCGACCCAAAACCAGGGAGACAGGTATTTTAATGTTGGCTGATTCTGCTGAAGCAATGGTTCGATCCATTAAAGATCCAAACCTTGGAAAAATTCGTAATGCTGTCAAAAATATTGTTAACGACAGGTTTCATACAGGCGATTTGGATAATTGCCCGCTAACAGTTAAAGAGCTTCGAATAATAATTGATACGTTTTCAAATATACTTACCGGAATTCATCATGATAGGGTCGAATACCCCGGACAAAAAAAGATGACTTTAGGTACAACATCAAAAAAAGTTTTAGCGTCTTAA